TGCGAGCTGATGCGACTGGGCGTGATGATCGGTGCCGAGCGGGGCGACATGACCCGCAAGGTCACCAAGCTGCTGGCCGATATCGAGTGGGCCGAATCCGCGGGCCTGGACACGGCTTGGATGCCACAGGTGCCCGACGACTTCGACTGTCTGACCATGGTGTCGCTGATGGGCTCGCGGACCTCCCGGATCGAGCTCGGCACCGCGGTGGTGCCGCTGCAGGCTCAACATCCGATTGCCCTTGCCCGGCAGGCGCTTTCGGTGCACGCCGGGGCCGGTGGCCGGTTGGCGCTGGGCGTGGGGCCGTCGCACCACTGGATCATCGAGGACATGCTCGGCCTGCCCTATGAGAAGCCGGCCGCCTATACCCGCGACTACCTCGAGGTGCTCAACGCGGCGCTGAGCGGGCCCGGCCCGGTGGACGTCGAGAACGACACCTTCACGGTGCACAACCCGACCGCGCTGGGCGCCGAGCCCCGGTTGCCGGTGCTCGTCGCGGCACTCGGACCGGTCATGCTGCAGATCGCCGGCGAACTGGCCGACGGCACCGTGCTGTGGATGGCCGACGAGCGCGCCATCGGCGACCACATCGCCCCCCGCATCAACAAAGCCGCCGAGAACGCCGGCCGGCCGGCGCCGCGTGTCGTCGCGGGCATCCCGGTGTGCCTGTGCGCGAACTCCGAGATCGACGCCGCCAAGGCGCGGGCCAATCGGATCCTGGCCGAGGCCGAGACGTCGCCGAACTATCAGCGACTGCTCGACCGGGGCGATGCCCGCGACGTCGGCGATCTGTGTGCCGCCGGCGACGAGGAGGCAATCCTGGCCCGCTTCAAGCAGTTTGCCGATGCCGGGGTGACCGATCTGTCGGTGCGGCTGCTGCCGATCGGGGAGACCCGCGACGAGCTGGTGGCCTCCAAGTACCGCACCCGCGAGGTGATCGCCGAGCTCGCCAAAGCCGTCCGATGAGCTCGGTGCCCGGCCCGCTCTCGGGCATCCGGGTGCTCGAGGTCGGCACCATGCTGGCGGGTCCGTACGCCACGATGATGCTGGCGGACCTCGGCGCCGAGGTGATCAAGATCGAGCCGCCCGCCGGCGACATCTCC
This DNA window, taken from Mycolicibacterium sp. MU0050, encodes the following:
- a CDS encoding LLM class F420-dependent oxidoreductase, coding for MRLGVMIGAERGDMTRKVTKLLADIEWAESAGLDTAWMPQVPDDFDCLTMVSLMGSRTSRIELGTAVVPLQAQHPIALARQALSVHAGAGGRLALGVGPSHHWIIEDMLGLPYEKPAAYTRDYLEVLNAALSGPGPVDVENDTFTVHNPTALGAEPRLPVLVAALGPVMLQIAGELADGTVLWMADERAIGDHIAPRINKAAENAGRPAPRVVAGIPVCLCANSEIDAAKARANRILAEAETSPNYQRLLDRGDARDVGDLCAAGDEEAILARFKQFADAGVTDLSVRLLPIGETRDELVASKYRTREVIAELAKAVR